The following coding sequences are from one Paenibacillus tundrae window:
- a CDS encoding glycoside hydrolase family 43 protein: MATSQSSLERFEPIWVADQGDGTYRNPILHADYSDPDVIRVGDDFYMTASSFSHTPGLPILHSKDLVNWKLVNYAIERLDLPGYDVPLHGKGVWAPSIRYHDNKYWIFFSTPDEGIFMTTATHPEGTWSPLHMVHEVKGWIDPCPLWDDDGQAYLVHAFANSRCGIKSKLQVCRMAPDGSRLLDKGTIVFDGTEHHPTIEGPKFYKRDGDYYIFAPAGGVKPGWQTVLRSKQVFGPYEDRIVMHQGSSSINGPHQGGYVELDSGESWFIHFQDRDAYGRIVHLQPMQWDEQGWPIIGLDQEGHGTGEPVIVHKKPDVGSTHPVVVPEVSDDFTADRLGLQWQWQANAQPEWADLNPEKGLVLHALPYPEGVQSLFGVPQLLMQKLPASAFEATTQLTFHPKQAGDQAGLVLFGDAYAYLCLTQTEEGIIRLSLNRGEKQKDSDLHADEWEEEGLDWKEEGSPDTGWSIHLRFTLVEPGHVQFSWSEDGMSYTPIGTTFVATTALWVGAKMGLFAMNTKSEPSTGQGNYRYFAVKEIQE; the protein is encoded by the coding sequence ATGGCTACATCTCAATCCAGTCTAGAAAGGTTTGAACCGATCTGGGTCGCAGATCAGGGGGACGGAACCTATCGTAATCCGATTCTGCACGCAGACTATTCGGATCCGGATGTCATTCGTGTAGGCGATGACTTTTACATGACTGCTTCTAGCTTCTCGCATACACCAGGATTACCGATTTTGCATTCAAAAGATTTGGTGAATTGGAAGCTCGTGAATTATGCCATTGAACGCTTGGATCTTCCGGGGTATGACGTTCCTCTACATGGTAAAGGTGTGTGGGCACCAAGCATCCGCTACCATGACAACAAGTATTGGATCTTTTTCAGTACACCAGACGAAGGCATTTTCATGACAACGGCAACACATCCTGAGGGAACCTGGTCACCTCTTCATATGGTGCATGAGGTTAAGGGGTGGATTGACCCTTGCCCATTATGGGACGATGACGGGCAGGCTTACCTGGTGCATGCATTTGCCAACAGCCGCTGTGGGATCAAAAGCAAACTTCAGGTATGCCGTATGGCACCGGATGGAAGCCGGCTTTTGGATAAAGGAACGATCGTATTTGACGGTACAGAGCATCATCCTACGATAGAAGGTCCCAAGTTTTACAAGCGTGATGGAGATTATTATATCTTCGCTCCAGCGGGTGGGGTGAAACCGGGATGGCAGACCGTGTTACGGTCGAAGCAGGTGTTTGGCCCGTATGAAGATCGAATTGTCATGCATCAGGGCTCTTCGTCTATTAATGGTCCGCATCAAGGTGGATATGTAGAGCTGGATTCAGGGGAGTCTTGGTTCATTCATTTTCAAGATCGTGATGCGTATGGACGGATTGTTCATCTACAGCCCATGCAATGGGATGAACAGGGCTGGCCTATCATTGGCTTGGATCAGGAAGGCCATGGAACCGGTGAACCTGTAATCGTGCATAAGAAGCCCGACGTAGGAAGCACGCACCCCGTAGTTGTGCCCGAAGTCTCCGATGATTTTACAGCGGATCGTCTAGGACTTCAGTGGCAATGGCAGGCTAACGCACAACCTGAATGGGCTGATCTGAATCCAGAAAAAGGACTTGTTTTGCACGCGCTTCCATATCCTGAGGGTGTGCAATCTCTATTTGGTGTTCCACAGCTATTGATGCAAAAGTTACCGGCGTCAGCCTTTGAAGCTACGACTCAATTGACCTTTCATCCGAAGCAGGCTGGCGATCAAGCAGGACTCGTTTTGTTTGGTGATGCTTATGCCTATCTTTGTCTCACACAGACTGAGGAAGGGATCATTCGTTTATCTCTGAATCGTGGGGAGAAGCAAAAGGATAGTGATCTGCATGCAGACGAATGGGAGGAAGAAGGGCTGGACTGGAAGGAAGAAGGCTCGCCGGATACTGGTTGGTCTATTCATTTGCGGTTTACCCTTGTCGAACCTGGCCATGTACAGTTTAGCTGGAGTGAGGATGGCATGAGTTATACACCGATAGGGACAACATTTGTTGCAACCACTGCATTATGGGTCGGGGCTAAGATGGGACTGTTTGCTATGAATACCAAGTCTGAACCTAGTACAGGCCAAGGGAATTACCGCTATTTTGCCGTAAAGGAAATTCAGGAATAA